In Humulus lupulus chromosome 7, drHumLupu1.1, whole genome shotgun sequence, the following are encoded in one genomic region:
- the LOC133791445 gene encoding uncharacterized protein LOC133791445 — protein MTYSMDQFAELYMNEIVRLHGTPYSIVCDRDARFTSSFWESLQRAMGTRLKFSTTITQKRMCRQKSYADLNRKHVEFEVGDHVFLRVTPRKGISMKRFGKRGKLSPRYVRPFEILDRVDNVAYRVAVPPSLSGVHNVFHVSQLRKYVSDPSHELSYETLGLQEDLSFDERPVKILDRKDKVLRNKTISLVKVLWRNNVVEETTWELESDMLQQYPELFE, from the exons ATGACTTATTCTATGGATCAATTCGCCGAGTTGTACATGAATGAGATAGTACGGCTACATGGGACACCGTACTCTATTGTGTGTGATCGAGATGCTCGGTTTACATCATCGTTCTGGGAGAGTTTGCAGAGAGCAATGGGAACTCGGTTAAAGTTTAGTACAACTATCACCCAGAAACGGATG TGCAGACAGAAGTCTTATGCAGACCTAAACCGCAAGCATGTTGAGTttgaagttggtgatcatgtatttctgCGTGTGACTCCTAGGAAAGGAATTTCGATGAAGAGGTTTGGCAAGAGGGGAAAGCTAAGTCCTAGATATGTCAgaccttttgagattttggatagagTGGACAATGTGGCTTACAGGGTAGCTGTACCACCATCATTGTCCGGggtgcacaatgtatttcatgtgtcacaACTTCGAAAATATGTATCCGACCCATCGCATGAGCTGAGCTATGAGACCTTGGGTTTGCAGGAGGATTTGTCATTCGATGAGCGTCCAGTGAAAATACTCGATCGAAAGGACAAAGTCCTAAGGAATAAGACCATTTCCTTGgtaaaggtattgtggaggaacaatgtTGTTGAGGAGAcaacctgggaattagagtcTGATATGCTgcagcagtatcccgagttgtttgaataa
- the LOC133790842 gene encoding protein SAMBA gives MNSSSPANSSISTTATVGGGGGGSNAALSTDEFYFPSDLISIQDRKDEAMLVIKADLMAALNKEVKSLDEDNWMFEGPVSRINLISRKC, from the exons atGAATAGCTCATCACCGGCGAATTCGTCGATATCGACAACGGCAACCGTCGGAGGTGGGGGAGGCGGCAGCAATGCTGCTCTGTCCACTGACGAATTCTACTTCCCATCTGATCTTATTTCCATTCAAGACCGCAAAGACGAAGCCATGCTTG TTATAAAAGCTGATCTAATGGCTGCACTTAACAAGGAGGTGAAGTCTTTAGATGAAGATAACTGGATGTTTGAAGGACCCGTCTCTCGAATCAACCTAATTTCAAGAAAATGTTAG